The following coding sequences are from one Arthrobacter sp. 24S4-2 window:
- a CDS encoding dihydroorotase — protein sequence MLGGAAEDLLIRDGIIAARGSDLSADGATVIEAAGLVALPGMVDIHTHLREPGREDAETVETGTRAAALGGYTAVHAMANSNPVADTAGVVEQVHTLGRSAGWVDVRPVGAVTVGLAGEQLAELGAMADSRAKVRVFSDDGICVHDPVIMRRALEYVKAFDGVVAQHAQEPRLTAGAQMNEGDVSAVLGLTGWPAVAEESIIARDVLLAQHVGSRLHVCHVSTAGSVEIIRWAKARGINVTAEVTPHHLLLTDELVRSYDPVYKVNPPLRTDSDVQALRAALADGTIDVVGTDHAPHPSEHKECEWAQAAMGMTGLETALSVVQETMIETGLMGWADFARVTSAAPAVIGRVADQGRPLEVGEPANVTLVDPAARWTVDPSKMATMGRNSPFAGRELPGKVVATFFRGHPTVLNGELNTPYRHGPDQEKTAPASAPAGGY from the coding sequence ATTCTCGGCGGCGCAGCTGAAGACCTCCTGATCCGCGACGGCATCATCGCCGCACGGGGCTCGGACCTTTCAGCCGACGGCGCCACCGTCATCGAGGCAGCCGGCCTCGTAGCCCTGCCGGGCATGGTGGACATCCACACGCATCTGCGCGAACCCGGCCGCGAAGACGCCGAAACCGTGGAAACCGGCACCCGCGCCGCCGCTCTGGGCGGCTACACGGCAGTGCACGCCATGGCCAACAGCAATCCCGTCGCGGACACCGCCGGCGTCGTGGAGCAGGTGCACACCCTGGGCCGCTCCGCCGGCTGGGTGGACGTCCGCCCCGTCGGTGCGGTGACGGTGGGCCTTGCGGGGGAGCAGCTGGCCGAACTCGGCGCGATGGCCGACTCCCGCGCCAAAGTCCGGGTCTTTTCCGACGACGGCATCTGCGTGCACGACCCCGTGATCATGCGCCGGGCCCTCGAATACGTCAAGGCGTTCGACGGCGTGGTGGCCCAGCACGCGCAGGAACCCCGGCTGACCGCCGGCGCCCAGATGAACGAAGGCGACGTCTCGGCCGTGCTCGGCCTGACGGGCTGGCCCGCCGTGGCCGAGGAAAGCATCATCGCCCGGGACGTCCTGCTGGCCCAGCACGTCGGTTCCAGGCTGCACGTGTGCCACGTTTCCACGGCAGGCTCGGTGGAGATCATCCGCTGGGCCAAGGCGCGTGGAATCAACGTCACCGCCGAAGTGACCCCCCACCACCTGCTGCTCACCGACGAGCTGGTCCGCAGCTACGACCCCGTCTACAAGGTCAACCCGCCGCTGCGCACGGACTCCGATGTCCAGGCCCTGCGCGCCGCCCTGGCCGACGGCACCATCGACGTCGTCGGCACGGACCACGCCCCGCACCCCAGCGAACACAAGGAATGCGAATGGGCTCAAGCGGCCATGGGCATGACCGGGCTGGAAACGGCCCTGTCCGTGGTGCAGGAGACCATGATCGAAACCGGCCTGATGGGCTGGGCGGACTTCGCCCGGGTGACGTCCGCCGCTCCCGCCGTGATCGGCCGGGTCGCGGACCAGGGACGTCCGCTGGAAGTGGGCGAACCCGCCAACGTCACACTGGTGGACCCGGCTGCACGCTGGACCGTGGACCCTTCTAAGATGGCAACCATGGGCCGTAACTCTCCGTTCGCCGGCAGGGAACTCCCGGGCAAGGTTGTGGCGACGTTCTTCAGGGGCCATCCCACCGTCCTGAACGGCGAGCTCAACACTCCGTACCGCCACGGCCCCGACCAGGAAAAAACAGCGCCTGCTTCCGCCCCCGCCGGCGGGTACTGA
- a CDS encoding aspartate carbamoyltransferase catalytic subunit has translation MKHLLSTEDLSLGNAIRILDTAEEMAAVGDREVKKLPALRGRTVVNLFFEDSTRTRISFEAAAKRLSADVINFAAKGSSVSKGESLKDTAQTLAAMGADAVVIRHWASGAPHRLAATDWIDAAVINAGDGTHEHPTQALLDAFTMRRHWSRLKGIPSAGADLKGMRVAIAGDVLHSRVARSNVWLLRTLGAEVTLVAPPTLLPIGVGQWPCSVSYNMDETLAKGVDAVMMLRVQGERMNASFFPTTREYSRRWGFDDNRLRALDTLGLKDTIIMHPGPMNRGLEISSAAADSPRSTVLAQVRNGVSIRMAALYLLLSGATREPAATPSAAYSTADYSTKESH, from the coding sequence ATGAAGCACCTGCTCTCCACCGAGGACCTCAGCCTGGGCAACGCCATCCGCATCCTCGACACCGCCGAGGAAATGGCTGCGGTGGGGGACCGCGAAGTCAAGAAGCTGCCCGCCCTTCGCGGCCGCACCGTGGTGAACCTGTTCTTCGAGGACTCCACCCGCACGCGCATTTCCTTCGAGGCCGCGGCGAAGCGGCTCTCGGCGGACGTCATCAACTTCGCAGCCAAGGGGTCTTCCGTGTCCAAGGGCGAGTCCCTGAAGGACACGGCCCAAACGCTGGCCGCCATGGGGGCGGACGCCGTCGTCATCCGCCACTGGGCCTCCGGGGCGCCGCACCGGCTGGCCGCCACGGACTGGATCGACGCCGCCGTCATCAACGCCGGCGACGGCACGCATGAACACCCCACCCAGGCCCTGCTGGATGCTTTCACCATGCGCCGGCACTGGAGCCGGCTCAAGGGGATACCGTCCGCCGGGGCGGACCTCAAGGGCATGCGCGTCGCCATCGCCGGCGACGTGCTGCACTCCCGTGTGGCCCGTTCGAACGTCTGGCTGCTGCGCACGCTCGGGGCGGAGGTCACCCTGGTGGCGCCGCCCACCCTGCTGCCCATCGGCGTCGGACAGTGGCCCTGCAGCGTCAGCTACAACATGGACGAGACCCTGGCGAAGGGCGTGGACGCCGTGATGATGCTTCGCGTCCAGGGCGAACGGATGAATGCTTCCTTCTTCCCCACGACGCGGGAATACTCCCGCCGCTGGGGCTTCGACGACAACCGCCTCCGCGCCCTGGACACGCTGGGCCTGAAGGACACCATCATCATGCACCCCGGGCCCATGAACCGGGGCCTGGAAATTTCCTCCGCAGCCGCGGATTCACCCCGTTCCACCGTGCTGGCGCAGGTGCGCAACGGCGTGTCCATCCGCATGGCCGCCCTGTACCTGCTGCTCTCCGGGGCCACCCGCGAACCAGCAGCCACCCCCAGCGCCGCCTATTCCACGGCCGACTATTCCACCAAGGAGAGCCACTGA
- the pyrF gene encoding orotidine-5'-phosphate decarboxylase: MPESVPASATTAGRESFGSRLGRAMAERGPLCVGIDPHPALLKAWGLNDDDAGLERFSLTVVEAVGSLAAAVKPQVALYERHGSAGMAVLERTLSAAAEAGVLTIADAKRGDIGSTMAAYADAWLRDGSSLAADSVTLSPYLGFESLRPALDLAAEYGRGVFVLALTSNPEGASVQHVGGADSVARRITEAAAGENRRYTGGLGSVGLVVGATVGRALQDLQLDLAAVRGVILAPGLGAQGATAADLRETFGSAYSQVLGTSSRDILAAGPTADGLREAARRTLEPLLTS, from the coding sequence ATGCCTGAGTCAGTGCCTGCATCGGCGACCACGGCCGGCCGGGAGTCCTTCGGCTCCCGGCTGGGCCGGGCCATGGCTGAACGCGGACCACTGTGCGTCGGCATCGATCCGCACCCGGCGCTGTTGAAGGCCTGGGGACTGAACGACGACGACGCCGGCCTGGAGCGCTTCTCGCTCACCGTCGTGGAGGCGGTGGGTTCGCTCGCTGCCGCCGTCAAGCCGCAGGTCGCATTGTACGAACGGCACGGATCGGCGGGAATGGCCGTGCTCGAACGGACGCTGTCAGCCGCCGCGGAAGCAGGTGTCCTGACGATCGCCGATGCCAAGCGCGGCGACATCGGTTCCACCATGGCCGCCTACGCGGATGCGTGGCTGCGGGACGGCTCTTCGCTGGCCGCGGATTCGGTGACGCTGAGCCCGTATCTTGGCTTCGAGTCGCTGCGGCCGGCCCTGGACCTGGCGGCAGAATACGGCCGCGGTGTCTTCGTGCTGGCGCTGACGTCCAATCCGGAAGGCGCCTCCGTCCAGCACGTGGGCGGCGCGGATTCCGTGGCTCGCAGGATCACCGAGGCGGCCGCCGGGGAGAACCGCCGGTACACAGGGGGACTCGGGTCAGTCGGCCTGGTAGTGGGCGCCACCGTGGGCCGTGCCTTACAGGACCTGCAACTCGACCTGGCAGCGGTGCGGGGCGTCATCCTGGCTCCCGGGCTCGGTGCCCAGGGAGCCACGGCCGCCGATCTCCGGGAAACGTTCGGCTCCGCGTACTCCCAGGTCCTCGGCACCTCCAGCAGGGACATCCTTGCAGCAGGTCCCACCGCGGACGGGCTCCGGGAGGCTGCTCGGCGCACGCTGGAACCGCTCCTGACCAGCTGA
- the coaBC gene encoding bifunctional phosphopantothenoylcysteine decarboxylase/phosphopantothenate--cysteine ligase CoaBC: protein MRIVLGVGGGIAAYKVASLLRLFTEAGHNVTVIPTEAANRFVGVATWEALSGNPVSNSVFDDVPSVNHVRLGHEAELIVVAPATADLLARAAGGHADDLLTNTLLMASGPVLMAPAMHTEMWQHPATQANVETLRGRGVTVLEPASGRLTGSDSGPGRLPEPEAIFEAAMALTQGSRLPSQLPLAGRTVTISAGGTREPLDPVRFLGNRSSGKQGVALAVAARDAGATVRLIAAHMEVPVPAGVEVVTVETALQLREAALRAAADSDVVIMAAAVADFRPADVSDTKIKKRDDAADPVISLLRNPDILQELVEVRAANRPGQLIVGFAAETGDAHGDVLAYADAKLRRKGCDLLVVNHVGEGLVFGQDHNSVVILSRFGSEPQAASGSKDDVAAAVIDRVGSELSRVFPRA, encoded by the coding sequence GTGCGCATAGTCCTCGGAGTCGGGGGAGGGATTGCCGCCTACAAGGTGGCATCGCTCCTCCGGCTTTTTACTGAAGCCGGACACAACGTCACGGTCATCCCCACGGAGGCAGCCAACCGCTTCGTAGGAGTTGCAACTTGGGAAGCCCTCTCAGGCAATCCTGTCAGCAACAGCGTCTTTGACGACGTCCCGTCGGTCAACCACGTGCGCCTGGGCCACGAGGCCGAGCTCATCGTGGTGGCTCCGGCCACGGCCGACCTCCTGGCCCGTGCTGCCGGCGGCCACGCCGACGATCTGCTGACCAACACCCTGCTGATGGCCAGCGGTCCGGTGCTGATGGCACCGGCCATGCACACCGAAATGTGGCAGCACCCGGCCACCCAGGCCAATGTGGAGACGCTCCGCGGCCGCGGAGTGACCGTCCTTGAGCCCGCCAGCGGCAGGCTTACCGGATCCGATTCCGGTCCCGGACGGCTGCCCGAGCCGGAGGCCATCTTCGAAGCTGCCATGGCCCTGACCCAGGGCAGCCGACTTCCGTCGCAACTTCCGCTGGCCGGCCGCACAGTGACCATCAGTGCCGGTGGAACGCGTGAGCCCCTGGACCCCGTCCGGTTCCTTGGCAACAGGTCGTCCGGCAAGCAGGGCGTAGCCCTGGCCGTGGCCGCCCGGGACGCTGGCGCCACCGTCCGGCTGATCGCAGCGCACATGGAAGTTCCGGTGCCCGCCGGCGTCGAGGTGGTCACCGTGGAAACAGCGCTGCAGCTGCGCGAAGCCGCGCTGCGCGCCGCAGCTGATTCCGACGTCGTGATCATGGCGGCCGCTGTTGCGGACTTCAGGCCTGCCGACGTTTCAGACACCAAAATCAAGAAGCGGGACGACGCCGCCGATCCGGTGATCAGCCTGCTGCGCAACCCGGACATCCTGCAGGAACTCGTGGAGGTCCGTGCAGCGAACAGGCCCGGGCAGCTGATCGTGGGATTTGCGGCTGAAACCGGAGACGCCCATGGGGATGTGCTGGCCTACGCTGATGCCAAACTGCGGCGCAAGGGCTGCGACCTGCTGGTGGTCAACCACGTGGGCGAAGGCCTGGTGTTTGGCCAGGACCACAACTCCGTGGTCATCCTTTCCCGCTTCGGCTCCGAACCACAGGCAGCATCCGGCTCGAAGGACGATGTTGCGGCCGCCGTCATCGACCGCGTCGGCTCCGAATTGAGCCGTGTTTTCCCGCGAGCCTAA
- the gmk gene encoding guanylate kinase — protein MSKKPGLTVLAGPTAVGKGTVSTYIRDNYPEVWLSVSATTRPPRPGERDGVHYFFKSAEEFDELVAGGELLEWAVVHGRNRYGTLRSTVDAAIADGRSVLLEIDLQGARQVKQAVPEAQFVFLAPPSWEEMVRRLVGRGTETAEEQQQRLETAKLELAAEPEFDHTVINDDVRRAADELVSLMGLTPHPH, from the coding sequence GTGAGCAAGAAACCGGGACTGACAGTCCTCGCCGGCCCGACGGCTGTTGGTAAAGGCACCGTGTCCACCTACATCCGGGACAACTACCCCGAAGTCTGGCTTTCCGTTTCAGCCACCACCCGTCCGCCGCGGCCGGGGGAGCGGGACGGGGTTCACTACTTCTTTAAGTCTGCTGAGGAATTCGACGAGCTTGTGGCCGGCGGGGAACTGCTGGAATGGGCCGTGGTCCATGGCCGCAACCGCTATGGAACCCTCCGCAGCACCGTGGATGCGGCCATTGCTGACGGCCGCTCGGTGCTGCTGGAGATCGACCTTCAGGGTGCGCGCCAGGTCAAGCAGGCCGTTCCCGAGGCGCAGTTCGTGTTCCTCGCCCCTCCCAGCTGGGAGGAAATGGTCCGCCGCCTTGTGGGCCGCGGCACGGAAACGGCCGAGGAACAGCAGCAGAGACTGGAAACCGCTAAACTAGAACTTGCCGCTGAGCCGGAGTTCGATCACACCGTCATCAATGATGACGTTCGACGCGCAGCGGACGAGCTTGTTTCACTCATGGGGCTGACCCCGCACCCGCACTAG
- the rpoZ gene encoding DNA-directed RNA polymerase subunit omega, with translation MSTNLEGIINPPIDELLKAADSKYGLVIFGAKRARQINAYYAQLHEGLFEYVGPLVDTKLNEKSLSIALREINEGKLVSTPIEPAE, from the coding sequence GTGTCCACGAACCTTGAAGGCATCATCAACCCGCCGATCGACGAGCTGCTGAAGGCAGCCGATTCCAAGTACGGCCTGGTGATCTTCGGTGCCAAGCGTGCACGTCAGATCAACGCATACTACGCCCAGCTGCACGAGGGCCTGTTCGAGTATGTCGGCCCGCTGGTCGACACCAAGCTGAACGAGAAGTCGCTGTCCATCGCCCTGCGCGAGATCAACGAAGGCAAGCTCGTTTCCACGCCGATCGAACCTGCAGAGTAA
- the mihF gene encoding integration host factor, actinobacterial type: protein MSLRPLTEQERAEALAKAAAARAARATAKDQLKSGTLSVADLLSSGDGDSAIARMKVSEMLEALPGIGRVRAAAIMDELGIALSRRLRGLGVHQRRALVDFMNEKQIHPNTVQRNM from the coding sequence GTGAGCCTGCGGCCCTTGACGGAACAGGAACGGGCGGAAGCCCTGGCGAAGGCGGCGGCGGCACGGGCGGCCCGGGCCACAGCCAAGGATCAGCTGAAATCCGGCACCCTCTCCGTGGCGGACCTCCTCAGCTCCGGCGACGGCGATTCCGCCATCGCGCGCATGAAAGTGTCGGAGATGCTTGAGGCGCTGCCTGGAATCGGCCGCGTCCGGGCCGCCGCCATCATGGATGAGTTGGGTATCGCGCTGTCCCGTCGGCTGCGGGGCCTCGGCGTCCACCAGCGCCGGGCGCTGGTAGATTTTATGAACGAGAAACAGATCCATCCGAATACCGTCCAAAGGAATATGTGA
- the metK gene encoding methionine adenosyltransferase — MTLPLHIPASHGATPPSLRLFTSESVTEGHPDKICDQISDAILDALLAKDPESRVAVETLATTGLVHVAGEVTTDAYVEIPQIVRETILGIGYDSSANGFDGARCGVSVSIGQQSNDIAGGVFNSLEAREGRQEDDYDLQGAGDQGLMFGYASDETPSYMPVPIWIAHRLSERLTEVRKNGELSYLRPDGKTQATIGYDGDRPVSVETIVISSQHAEGASLEQLRADLATHVIDPVLAAANLDISRTHNILNPAGAFVIGGPVGDAGLTGRKIIVDTYGGMARHGGGAFSGKDPSKVDRSAAYAMRWVAKNVVAAGLAKRAEIQIAYAIGQARPVGTYVETFGTETVDPARISEAIAEIFDLRPRAIIDALDLKRPIYAKTAAHGHFGRDDPDFTWERLDRVDDLKAFFNA, encoded by the coding sequence GTGACTTTACCGCTGCACATTCCCGCATCCCATGGCGCCACCCCGCCATCCCTTCGCCTGTTCACGTCGGAGTCCGTGACCGAAGGCCATCCGGACAAGATCTGCGACCAGATCAGCGATGCGATCCTGGATGCCCTGCTGGCGAAGGACCCCGAGTCGCGGGTGGCCGTCGAGACGCTGGCCACCACCGGCTTGGTGCACGTTGCGGGCGAAGTCACCACTGACGCCTACGTGGAAATTCCGCAGATCGTGCGTGAGACCATCCTCGGAATCGGCTACGACTCCTCAGCCAACGGCTTCGACGGCGCCCGCTGTGGCGTGTCGGTGTCCATCGGCCAGCAGTCCAACGACATCGCCGGCGGCGTGTTCAACTCGCTGGAGGCCCGCGAAGGGCGCCAGGAAGACGACTACGACCTCCAGGGCGCGGGCGACCAGGGCCTCATGTTTGGCTACGCCAGCGACGAGACGCCGTCGTACATGCCGGTGCCCATCTGGATCGCGCACCGCCTCTCGGAGCGGCTCACCGAAGTGCGCAAGAACGGCGAACTTTCCTACCTCCGCCCGGACGGCAAGACCCAGGCCACGATCGGCTACGACGGCGACCGCCCCGTATCCGTCGAAACCATCGTGATCTCCAGCCAGCACGCGGAAGGCGCCAGCCTCGAGCAGCTGCGCGCCGACCTCGCCACCCACGTGATCGATCCGGTGCTGGCGGCCGCCAACCTGGATATTTCCCGCACTCACAACATCCTCAACCCGGCTGGCGCCTTCGTGATCGGCGGTCCGGTGGGCGACGCCGGCCTGACCGGACGCAAGATCATCGTTGACACCTACGGCGGCATGGCGCGCCACGGCGGCGGAGCGTTCTCCGGCAAGGACCCGTCGAAGGTGGACCGTTCCGCGGCGTACGCCATGCGGTGGGTGGCCAAGAATGTCGTGGCCGCCGGCCTCGCCAAGCGGGCCGAGATCCAGATCGCCTACGCCATCGGCCAGGCCAGGCCGGTCGGCACCTACGTGGAGACGTTCGGCACGGAAACCGTGGATCCGGCGCGGATCAGCGAGGCGATTGCGGAAATCTTCGATCTGCGGCCCCGTGCGATCATCGACGCGCTGGACCTCAAGCGTCCCATCTACGCCAAGACAGCCGCGCACGGACACTTTGGCCGTGACGATCCCGACTTCACCTGGGAACGGCTGGACCGCGTGGACGACCTTAAGGCCTTCTTCAACGCCTGA
- a CDS encoding primosomal protein N': MASFPMDGSAAEEPFQLSLLQGFPSSRPISAAGPPLAPTLPVARVLIESSLPHLDRPFDYSVPEGLDGTAQPGVRVKVKFNGQELNGFILDRVAESDAGHTLVPLHKVVSPVQVLTPGMAELARRVAARYAGTVSDVLRVAVPPRVAKLEKELAAEGALTAGEGPAAEVPEPFAARVPPSAGPWSRYVNGAAYLQHLAAGECPRAVLSAMQGYGPAGWPALIAEAVAAVRASGRGAVVVVPDYRDLARLEDALAELLPREDIARLTADDGQTPRYRSYLRVLAGSAGVAVGTRSAAYAPVRNLGLVVCWDDGDDLHIEQRSPYAHTREVLLLRAEQEGAACLLAAHTRSTELQRLVDAGWARPVEADRSEIRRTVPRVLNTADSFEQERDPLARVARLPGAAWRAAKEGLERGPVLVQVARSGYAPSMVCDSCREPARCAACSGPLAVAGAAGSSAVPQCRWCSAAAPAWQCSHCSSPRLRRSATGVLRTAEELGRAFPGKPVITSSGDHVKATVPNTRSLVVATVGAEPVADGGYAAALLLDGDSLLRRENLRAGEDAVRRWFNAAALVKPAREGGLVVITADDTVGVGALLRWDAGGYAQRELALRQELHLPPAVRIASVTGGRTAVGHFTQGIEQQLERQGIVLRTAGPAPLLLSDARPNRRDAGEDVRTLLFIPYAQAAEATRVMRAVKAAAAARRADDPVQLRLDGVDVL, from the coding sequence ATGGCTTCCTTCCCCATGGACGGATCCGCCGCAGAAGAGCCGTTCCAGCTGTCACTGCTCCAGGGCTTTCCGTCTTCCCGGCCGATTTCTGCCGCCGGGCCTCCACTGGCCCCAACGTTGCCCGTCGCGCGGGTGCTTATTGAGTCTTCACTGCCGCATCTGGACCGGCCTTTCGACTACAGCGTGCCGGAAGGATTGGACGGCACCGCGCAGCCGGGCGTCCGGGTGAAGGTCAAGTTCAACGGCCAGGAACTCAACGGCTTTATCCTGGACCGGGTGGCTGAATCTGATGCCGGCCATACCCTGGTGCCGCTCCATAAAGTCGTCTCGCCTGTGCAGGTCCTCACGCCGGGGATGGCCGAACTCGCCCGCAGGGTGGCGGCCCGTTACGCCGGTACGGTCAGTGATGTGCTGCGCGTGGCCGTCCCGCCGAGGGTGGCCAAACTCGAGAAGGAGCTGGCCGCGGAAGGGGCGCTCACCGCAGGGGAGGGCCCGGCAGCCGAGGTCCCCGAGCCGTTCGCGGCCCGCGTTCCCCCCTCGGCAGGGCCCTGGTCGCGCTACGTCAACGGTGCGGCGTACCTGCAGCACCTCGCGGCCGGGGAGTGCCCGCGCGCTGTCCTGAGCGCAATGCAGGGCTACGGCCCCGCCGGCTGGCCGGCGCTCATCGCCGAAGCCGTGGCCGCCGTCCGTGCCTCAGGCCGCGGTGCGGTGGTGGTGGTTCCCGACTACCGCGACCTGGCCCGCCTCGAAGACGCCCTGGCCGAACTGCTGCCCAGGGAGGACATTGCACGGCTCACCGCCGACGACGGCCAGACCCCCCGCTACCGAAGCTACCTGAGGGTTCTGGCGGGGAGCGCCGGCGTTGCCGTCGGTACACGCTCGGCGGCATACGCTCCCGTGCGTAACCTCGGCCTGGTGGTGTGCTGGGACGACGGCGACGACCTGCACATCGAGCAGCGGTCGCCGTACGCCCACACCCGCGAGGTCCTCCTCCTACGGGCGGAACAGGAAGGAGCGGCGTGCCTGCTCGCGGCGCACACACGCAGCACCGAACTGCAGCGGCTGGTGGATGCCGGCTGGGCCAGGCCCGTGGAGGCCGACCGTTCGGAGATCCGCCGGACCGTACCGCGGGTCCTGAACACGGCGGATAGCTTCGAACAGGAACGCGACCCCCTGGCACGGGTCGCCAGGCTGCCGGGAGCGGCCTGGCGTGCGGCCAAGGAAGGCCTGGAGCGCGGCCCGGTCCTGGTCCAGGTGGCCCGCTCCGGCTACGCGCCGTCCATGGTCTGCGATTCCTGCCGGGAACCGGCACGCTGCGCGGCCTGCAGCGGGCCGCTTGCTGTTGCCGGCGCCGCCGGCAGTTCAGCCGTGCCCCAATGCCGCTGGTGTTCTGCTGCCGCCCCGGCCTGGCAGTGCAGCCACTGTTCCAGCCCCCGGCTGCGCCGTTCCGCCACCGGCGTGCTCCGCACCGCCGAGGAACTGGGCCGGGCCTTTCCCGGCAAGCCTGTCATCACCTCGTCCGGGGACCACGTCAAAGCTACCGTTCCGAACACCAGGTCCCTGGTGGTGGCCACCGTCGGGGCGGAGCCTGTTGCCGATGGCGGCTACGCGGCGGCGCTGCTCCTGGATGGCGACTCCTTGCTGCGGCGCGAAAACCTCCGGGCCGGTGAGGACGCCGTACGGCGCTGGTTCAACGCCGCTGCGCTGGTGAAGCCTGCCCGCGAAGGCGGGCTCGTTGTCATCACTGCCGATGACACGGTGGGCGTCGGCGCGCTGCTTCGCTGGGACGCCGGCGGATACGCGCAGCGTGAGCTGGCGCTGCGGCAGGAACTCCACCTGCCCCCGGCCGTCCGGATCGCTTCAGTTACCGGCGGCAGGACCGCGGTGGGGCATTTCACGCAGGGCATTGAACAGCAGCTGGAACGCCAGGGCATCGTCCTTCGCACCGCGGGTCCGGCGCCGCTGCTGTTGTCGGACGCACGCCCAAACAGGCGCGACGCCGGCGAAGACGTCCGGACGCTGCTGTTCATTCCCTACGCCCAGGCCGCCGAGGCCACCCGCGTTATGCGGGCGGTCAAGGCTGCAGCGGCGGCCCGGCGCGCCGATGATCCTGTCCAGCTCAGGCTCGACGGCGTGGATGTGCTGTAG
- the carA gene encoding glutamine-hydrolyzing carbamoyl-phosphate synthase small subunit, with protein sequence MPIVESNNVTETEVTANADTAPDKGTAAPAVLVLEDGRIFRGSSYGATGTALGEAVFATGMTGYQETITDPSYARQLVVQTAPHIGNTGVNGDDAESRRIWVAGYIVRDAARRPSNWRAERSLDDELVEHGIVGIQGVDTRAITRHLREHKTMRAGIFSGEAAGATDKELVDTVLASAPMEGARLAEEVSVDEAYVVEPKDWGWDGEPRFSIAAIDLGIKRMTPIRFAERGVRVHVLPATATLADVKAVNPDGFFMSNGPGDPATADNQVKLLRSVLDEKLPYFGICFGNQILGRALGFGTYKLRYGHRGINQPVMDRRTGKVEITSQNHGFAVDAPLDGATRAPEERYGRVEVSHVSLNDDVVEGLSCLDIPAFSVQYHPEAAAGPHDAAYLFDRFIELMADTKAAAAAAAPAAAADAKTSTDSKTEDKK encoded by the coding sequence ATGCCGATAGTGGAAAGTAACAACGTGACAGAAACCGAAGTAACAGCAAACGCAGATACTGCACCTGACAAAGGAACTGCCGCGCCCGCGGTGCTGGTGCTCGAGGACGGCCGCATCTTCCGCGGCAGCAGCTACGGCGCCACCGGCACGGCCCTGGGCGAGGCGGTTTTCGCCACCGGCATGACCGGCTACCAGGAAACCATCACCGACCCCTCGTACGCCCGCCAGCTGGTGGTGCAGACGGCGCCGCACATCGGCAACACCGGGGTCAACGGCGACGACGCCGAATCCCGCCGCATCTGGGTGGCCGGCTACATCGTCCGCGACGCGGCGCGCCGCCCCTCCAACTGGCGGGCCGAGCGTTCCCTGGACGACGAACTGGTCGAGCATGGCATCGTCGGCATCCAGGGGGTTGACACCCGTGCGATCACCCGCCACCTGCGCGAACACAAGACCATGCGCGCCGGGATCTTCTCCGGCGAGGCAGCCGGCGCCACGGACAAGGAACTGGTGGACACGGTGCTGGCCAGCGCCCCGATGGAAGGCGCCCGCCTCGCCGAGGAGGTCAGCGTTGACGAGGCCTACGTCGTGGAGCCCAAGGACTGGGGCTGGGACGGCGAACCGCGGTTCAGCATCGCCGCCATCGACCTCGGCATCAAGCGGATGACCCCCATCCGCTTCGCCGAACGCGGCGTCCGCGTGCACGTCCTGCCCGCCACGGCAACCCTGGCGGACGTCAAGGCCGTCAACCCGGACGGATTCTTCATGTCCAACGGCCCCGGCGACCCCGCCACGGCCGACAACCAGGTCAAGCTGCTCCGTTCGGTGCTGGACGAGAAGCTCCCGTACTTCGGCATCTGCTTCGGCAACCAGATCCTGGGCCGCGCCCTGGGCTTTGGCACCTACAAACTCCGCTACGGCCACCGCGGCATCAACCAGCCCGTGATGGACCGCCGCACCGGCAAGGTGGAAATCACCTCGCAGAACCACGGCTTTGCCGTGGACGCCCCGCTCGACGGCGCCACCCGGGCTCCCGAGGAGCGCTACGGGCGCGTCGAAGTCAGCCATGTCAGCCTCAACGACGACGTCGTCGAAGGGCTCTCCTGCCTGGACATCCCGGCGTTCTCGGTGCAGTACCACCCCGAAGCGGCCGCCGGCCCGCACGACGCCGCCTACCTCTTTGACCGCTTCATCGAGCTGATGGCGGACACGAAGGCAGCTGCCGCGGCTGCTGCCCCCGCGGCTGCGGCCGACGCCAAGACTTCCACCGACTCCAAGACTGAGGACAAGAAGTAA